TTGTTGCCCGCAAGATCATGAAGTCGACAGTGGAAGCCGAGTCCGCCCCAGCGCGCGCTCCCGGTACCCGCCCGCGTAGTGCAGGAAGACCGTCAGGTCGTAAAGGCGCTCGGGAAAGGGCAGGCCCAGCGCCTCCAGCCACACCAGCAGGCGCTGCAGGCCCAGGGCCCGGGCGAGGATCAGCGCGGGCAGCGGCCGCCCGCCCAGCCGCGCGGGCAGCAGTCGATCCAGCTGCAGCAGTCCCAGCAAGGCGGGATGGCGCTCCACCAGCAGGGCCAGCCCCTCCCGGCCCAGGCTCTCCAGATTTTGGCAGTGGCGGGCGAAGGAGCGCTCCTGGGCGTGCAAGGCGCGGGCCCGGCGGCAGTAGACCAGCCGGCCGCCGGCGGCCTCCAGCTTCAGGCCCATGTCGATGTCCTCGCCGCCCCAGCCGCGCAGGCGCTCGTCGAAGGGACCCGCGGCTTCCAGCAGGCTCCGGTGGACACAGGAGTTGCAGGTGTAGAAGTAGCGCGCCGGCATGGCCGCCTGCTCGCGGTACTTCCAGGGACCGCGGGTCTCCAGGTAGCGCTGGTAGCGTCGCAGGGCGGCCCGCCGCTCGGCCTCCGCGCCGGGCTCGCCCGCCAGCAGGGCCGCGCCGGGCTCCTCGTCGGGCCGGGCCTCGTAGACCATCTCGCCCACCGCCACCACCTCCGGATCCCTGGCGCAGTCGGCCAGAGCGCGCAGCCAGTCCGGGGCCACGCGCAGGTCGGCGTCCAGGAAGCAGAGCCAGCGGCCGGTGGCCACGGCCAGCGCCGCGTTGCGCGCTGCGCTGCGCCCGCGGTTCTCCGGCAGATCCACCACGCGCAGGGGCAGGGCGCTCCAGGCGCCGGCGGCCACGAGGGAGTCCAGCCCGCCCGCCAGGCCGGTGGCGCCGCCCGCGTCGCAGCGTCGGCCGCGCTCCAGCAGTTCGCGGCTGCCGTCGGTGGAGCCGTCCAGGGCCACCACCACCTCCCAGGATCCGGCGGGCGCCGTCAGGCGGCACAGGGAATCCAGACAGCGCGCCAGGCGCGGCCCGTCGTTGTAGGAGGGGATGATGACGCTGTAGTCCACGGGCAGCGGTTCCTGAAGCGGGCGCTCGTCGGCAGGCCGGGCCCGGCGCGGATCGCCAGTTTCCCGGGCGGCGCAGGCGCGGACGGCGCAGTTGTTCTGATTGCTGAAAATGGACAGTGGGCCCTCCCACCGCCCCCCACCCGCCCGGGGAACCTCGCCCCCGCCGGATTGATCCCCGTATCCCCCCGCCAACTGCCGGTCCCCCGCGCGACCGTCCACCCCGTCTGGCTTCTCGCCGGCTCGCCGGCGCCGCGGGCCCACCCTGTCCAGCCCTTGGGGCGCCTCAGCCGCGCGTCACGCCGCTCCGGACCTCCCGGCCTTCCACCAGTGCCAGGAAGCGCGCCTCCTCCCGTTCCCAGCAGAGTTCCGCCGCCGCCGCGCCCAGCGCCACCTGCCAGCCCACCGCGCGCTCCGGATCCAGCAGCTCCGCCAGGCGCGTGGCGATGGCCTGCGGATCCGCGGGATCGGCGCAGCGCCCCACGCCGCGCCCCAGCACCACCGCGGCCAGCTCGGGCAAGGGCGAGGCCAGCACCGGCAGGCCGGCCTGGATGTACTCGAACAATTTGTTGGGCAGCAGGTAGCGGTAGGAGAGCCCCAGATCCGGCACCAGCACCACGCCCGCGTCCGCTCCGCGCAACAGGGCGTCCAGCCGCTCCGGCGCGACCTTGCCGGGAAAGTGCAGGCGGCCGCCCCAGGCCAGCCCGGCCGCGTGCCGCCGGTGCGTCTCCAGCTCCGGGCCCTCGCCCAGCAGGACCAGTTGCACCCCGGGCAGGCGGCCCAGCGCCTCCTGCAGGGGACGGAAGTCATAGCCGGGCCAGAAGCCCCCGGCGTAAACCACCACGGGCCCTGCGTCCAAGCCGGGCAGCAGCGCGCGCAGGGCGTCCCGCCGCTCGGGGGCGCGCGGCTGGAAACTGCGAACGGGCAGGTTGCGCACCACGCCCACGCCCGCCACGCGGTGGTCGTGTTCCAGGGCCCGGGCGATGCTCCCGCAGACGGCCCACGAGGCGTCGGCGCGCCGCATGCCCCAGCCCTCGGCGGCGTTCCAGAAGGCGCGCACGGCCGGACGCTCGCGGATGGTGGGCAGCTCGCAGTAGTACTCGCGGGCGTCGTAGAGCAGGCGGAACTCGCGCCGCAGCCGGGCCAGGCGCGCGGGCAGCAGGGCGGGCGGATCCACCGCCAGCACGCAGTCCGGGCGCTCGCGCAGGATCAGCCCGTGGAACCAGTGCATGAAGCGCAGGAAGTAGGCCTTGCGCCGGCCGGCGCGTGGATTCTCCAGCCGGTGCAGGGTCCGGTCCCGCCAGAAGGCCGAGCGCGGCGAACTGCCGTTGTCCACCCAGGTGACGGCGACCTGGTGGCCGGCCCGCTCCAGCGCGTCCACCATGCGCTCCTGACGCCGCTCGTGGCTGAGTTCGGAGAGCAGGCCGATCAGCACACGCACGGCTGGCTCTCCCGTCCGGCCGGCCGCTCCCGGGGCGCGTCGGCTCTTCCCGCCAGGCCCCGGGCCGCCAGCCGGGCCTCGCGCTCCAGCCAGTAGGCGGACACATCGCCCAGCGAGGCCGTCCAGCAGTCCCGGCGCGCCAGCACGCCCAGCAGCTCCTCGAAGAGCTCGCGCCGCCCGGGGAAATCCGCCCGGCAAAGGGTGTGCGGATGCCAGTTGAGGGTGAGCAGACCGCGCACCCGGCGCACCTGCTCGAGCGCGTCCTGGGCCAGGCGCGCGGCGGCGGGAAGCTCCAGTCCCTGCTCGTCGAAGAGCTGGCTGTCCATCAGGACCAGCGGCAGCTCCAGGAGGCGCCGCGGGGCGCCGTCGGCCGCCGTGGGATGGAAGGGCAGGCTGGTGCCCGCGCGGAAGCCCGGCCGGTCGTTGAAGCCCAGGCTGCTGTCCACGAGGAAGCCGGCGCGCTCCTGGGCCTCCCAGGTCCGCTCCACGTCGAAACGCAACCAGTGCTGGCGTGTGACAGGCGAACTCTGGCCGCTCAGGCTTTCCAGACGCTGGCGCTGGACGCGCAGGCGCTCAGCGGAGCGGTGGCTGCTCCAGCCGCCGTGCAGGGCAGTCTCGAATCCGCGTTGGCGCAGGCGCAGCAGCAGTCCGCGCACCTGGGCACGGTCCAGATGGTAGCGGAAGGTCTGGTGGTCGCGGGGTTCGGCCAGGAAGAGCAGGGTGGAGTGCAGGCCGCGGCGCTCCTCCAGGTCCAGCAGTTCGTCCACCAGGAACCAGGGGTCGCGCCCCCCGCGCAGGCGCTGCAGCAGCTCGCGCCAGCGCCGGGCCAGGCCTGGCAGGTCGCCGCCCAACGCCCGGGGCGGCGTCTCCAGCAACAGGCGCAGGACGCTGCGGAAGCGCCACTTGAAGAGCATGTCCACGTCGTGGCTGAGGGCCACGGCCCAGCGCGCGCCGCCCGGCCAGCGCTCCTCGGCGACGGGGCCGCCGGCGCGCTCCTCCAGGTCCAGCAGCCGGGCCAGCAGCAGCACCAGCCGGTCCACCCAGGGCGTCAGCGCCAGGGCCTTCTCCTCGGAGGGCAACTCGTCCACCCGCGCGTTGCGCCAGGCCGCGGCGGCCGGGCCGCGCTCCGCGGCGCGGGCCAGGCTCCAGCCGAGCGGACCCAGCACGTCGAAACCCAGCCGGAACAGGGTCTGGCGGCCCCGGCTGGCCCAGCTGACGGGCGTGCCGCCGCCCAGGTAGTGCCAGGGCAGGTCGTCGCTGTCCGGATAGCGTTCCAGTTCGCCAAAGACAGGGAGCGGCCCGGGCTCGATCCACTCCCGACGCGGTTGCGGGAGGGCGGCGGGCCGGGGCGCGTGCAGCACCAGCCGGACCTCGGTCAGGTCCAGGCCGCAGGGAACAGGCCCCAGCACCAGCAGACGCTCGGACAGCGGCTCGTCCGGCGCCAGGATCCGCACGGGCACGCCCAGGGCGGATTCCAGGAAGGTGAGCCCGGCGCGGAGCTCCGGCGGCAGGGGACCGCTGGTCAGGACTCCGACACTGGCTGGACGTGGTTCGAGCATGGCGAAAAGTAGGATTCGGCAGGCGCCGATGGCGCCGCTGCCGGGTCGCGCCCTGGGGGCCGGGCAGAACCGGCGGCGCAGCGGGCGGACCGTCAGTCCGCCAGGAAGGTCTCGATCTCGCGCAGGGCGGCCTGGGGGGCCTCCAGGGTGGAGAGGTGGCCCACGTTGCCCGGGATCACGCCCCACTGTCCGCGCGGGGCCAGGGCCGCCATCCGGCGTTGGAGATCCGGCGGGGTCAGGCTGTCCTGGGCGCCCGTGAGACAGAGCAGGGGCCCCTGGAAGGCGGCCAGCGTCCCGCTCTGATCGCGGCGCGTGAGCAGGGTGCGCAGTTGCCGGGCGTAGAGGGCCGGGCCCAGCCGGCGGAACATGTGGCGCACGCGTTCGCCGTGGTCGCGCCGGCTCTGTTCGCTGAGCAGGCTGGGCAGGAAGCTCTCCAGCACCTGCTCCATCCGGCCCTCCTCCAGTTGGCGGATCGTCTCCAGGCGCGCGGCGCGTCCGTCCTCGTCGTCGGCCGTGTGCCGCGTGCCCAGCAGCAGCAGGCGCCGGACCGCGCTGGGGCAGCGGCTCGCCGCCTCCAGGGCGACGGCACCGCCCATGGACAGGCCGCCCAGGTCCACGCTGCGCAGGCCCAGCGCGCCCACCATGGACAGCAGCTCCACGGCGGCGTCGCGCAGGCTCTCTTCGCCCTCGGACTGGAAGATCATCACCCGGCGGCGGCGCGAGAGCCGGTCCGCCTGGCCGGCGAACAGCTCCTCGTCGCACATCAGGGCGCAGACCAGCACCAGCGGCGTCCCGCTCCCGCGATCACTCAACAGCTTCATGCCGCCGTCCTTTCCACGGAAGCGCCGCCCGGGGGGACGGCGCATTCCCGCTCCAGCTTGACGTTGGTCCGGTCTAGAAGTCCTGGCTCAGCCGCAGCACGACCTTGAGGAAGCTGTCCTCCCGGTCGCCCGCCCAGCTCTGCCAGTCCACGCGGCCGGCCAGCCCCAGGCCCTGGCGCAGGGTCCAGTCCAGCTCGCCGCCCAGGTCCAGGCGCGTGAAGGCGCCGCTCACTCCGCCCGTCTCGCTGCTGACGTCCTGGAACTGGGCGCGCAGTGCGCTCTTCAGCCGGCCCGCCAGCCAGTCGCGACCCAGGGCGCCGCGCAGGTTCCAGTAGCTGTAGTCCGTCATGCCGCGGTCATCGTAGTCGCTGCCGTAGATGGAGAAGCCGGCGTCCAGGCGCCAGCGCGGATCCAGGTTCACCTGCCAGCCCAGGCCCAGCTGGTTCGACGAGTAGCTGCGATCCAGCCGCAGCACGGCGTTCAGCGTGTCCCGCACTTGGCCCACGTCGTCGCCGTAGCCCTGGTTCAGCAGGCTCAGCGACCACTGGTGGCGCCGGTTCAGCCAGTCCAGCGAGCCCGACAGCCCCAGGCGAATCTGCTGCAGGCCGCCCTCGATGTGCTGGCTGGCGGCGTTGAGCTCGCTGGCCGGATCCGCGTCGTCCGCCAGGATCTCCAGCGCCTCGTTGGCCTCCTGCTGCTGCTCGAATCCCAGCCGCAGCTGGAGGTCGCGGCCCCGGGGATACCAGCCCAGACCCAGGTTGAACAGGCTGCGGGCCGTGGTGCCCACGGTCTCGTCGTACTGGCCGTCCAGGTTGTCCGAGGTCAGGCCGCCGCCCAGGTCCACGTAGAGCTGGTTCTGCAGCAGGCGCACGCGCTCGGTGACCCGCAGCTCCTGCTGGTCGGGGGTGAGGAAGCTGTTGCCCAGGCTGCGGTAAGCGCCGCCGATGCGCCGGAAGTCCAGCAGCAGGTCGTTGGGACCCGCGTTCCACTGCCAGTTGGAGGTCAGCGCCGTGGCCGTCAGCACGTCGCCGTCCGCCAGGTCCAGCGGCGAGAAGTACTGGTTGATGACGATGAGGTCCTCAAAGGAGCTGGGATCCGGCAGGTCGCCGGCGCCCAGGGTCTCCAGATCGTCCTTCGTCCAGGAGCCGCTGGAGATGTCCGTGTTGTGCAGGGCGAAGGCCACCTGGTTGCGGCCCGAGAAATGGCCGCGGAAGG
This is a stretch of genomic DNA from Candidatus Delongbacteria bacterium. It encodes these proteins:
- a CDS encoding glycosyltransferase; this encodes MDYSVIIPSYNDGPRLARCLDSLCRLTAPAGSWEVVVALDGSTDGSRELLERGRRCDAGGATGLAGGLDSLVAAGAWSALPLRVVDLPENRGRSAARNAALAVATGRWLCFLDADLRVAPDWLRALADCARDPEVVAVGEMVYEARPDEEPGAALLAGEPGAEAERRAALRRYQRYLETRGPWKYREQAAMPARYFYTCNSCVHRSLLEAAGPFDERLRGWGGEDIDMGLKLEAAGGRLVYCRRARALHAQERSFARHCQNLESLGREGLALLVERHPALLGLLQLDRLLPARLGGRPLPALILARALGLQRLLVWLEALGLPFPERLYDLTVFLHYAGGYRERALGRTRLPLSTS
- a CDS encoding glycosyltransferase, encoding MRVLIGLLSELSHERRQERMVDALERAGHQVAVTWVDNGSSPRSAFWRDRTLHRLENPRAGRRKAYFLRFMHWFHGLILRERPDCVLAVDPPALLPARLARLRREFRLLYDAREYYCELPTIRERPAVRAFWNAAEGWGMRRADASWAVCGSIARALEHDHRVAGVGVVRNLPVRSFQPRAPERRDALRALLPGLDAGPVVVYAGGFWPGYDFRPLQEALGRLPGVQLVLLGEGPELETHRRHAAGLAWGGRLHFPGKVAPERLDALLRGADAGVVLVPDLGLSYRYLLPNKLFEYIQAGLPVLASPLPELAAVVLGRGVGRCADPADPQAIATRLAELLDPERAVGWQVALGAAAAELCWEREEARFLALVEGREVRSGVTRG
- a CDS encoding polysaccharide deacetylase family protein, with amino-acid sequence MLEPRPASVGVLTSGPLPPELRAGLTFLESALGVPVRILAPDEPLSERLLVLGPVPCGLDLTEVRLVLHAPRPAALPQPRREWIEPGPLPVFGELERYPDSDDLPWHYLGGGTPVSWASRGRQTLFRLGFDVLGPLGWSLARAAERGPAAAAWRNARVDELPSEEKALALTPWVDRLVLLLARLLDLEERAGGPVAEERWPGGARWAVALSHDVDMLFKWRFRSVLRLLLETPPRALGGDLPGLARRWRELLQRLRGGRDPWFLVDELLDLEERRGLHSTLLFLAEPRDHQTFRYHLDRAQVRGLLLRLRQRGFETALHGGWSSHRSAERLRVQRQRLESLSGQSSPVTRQHWLRFDVERTWEAQERAGFLVDSSLGFNDRPGFRAGTSLPFHPTAADGAPRRLLELPLVLMDSQLFDEQGLELPAAARLAQDALEQVRRVRGLLTLNWHPHTLCRADFPGRRELFEELLGVLARRDCWTASLGDVSAYWLEREARLAARGLAGRADAPRERPAGRESQPCVC
- a CDS encoding alpha/beta hydrolase, encoding MKLLSDRGSGTPLVLVCALMCDEELFAGQADRLSRRRRVMIFQSEGEESLRDAAVELLSMVGALGLRSVDLGGLSMGGAVALEAASRCPSAVRRLLLLGTRHTADDEDGRAARLETIRQLEEGRMEQVLESFLPSLLSEQSRRDHGERVRHMFRRLGPALYARQLRTLLTRRDQSGTLAAFQGPLLCLTGAQDSLTPPDLQRRMAALAPRGQWGVIPGNVGHLSTLEAPQAALREIETFLAD